The segment CAATAAATTTTGAAACGAAACGGATAAGAAAGGGCGGGTTGGATTTTTCGTAAATAATCATGTGTAGGTTGACTTGACTTTTCGAATATAGGAAAAAGTTGCAGTCGTTATGCGGGCGAAGTATTTACGATTTATTTGCCAACTGTCCGCACGCAGCATCAATATCTTTGCCGCGGCTTTTTCTTATGCGGGCAACAATACCATTTTTTTCCAGGGTGGATTGGTACAGATGAACGGCTTCCGGTGAAGCCTGTTGAAACGCCCCGTCATCAATAGGGTTGTATTCAATTAAATTGACTTTACAGGGAATATGTTTACTGAATTTTACGAGCGCCTGCACGTGCTCAGGGGTGTCATTGATCCCCTTCCAAACTACATATTCGTAGGTAACTTTTCGTTTCGTTTTTTTATACCAGTATTTCAAAGCATCAGCAAGTTCTTCCAAAGGATTGGTTTCGTTAATGGGCATAATGGCTGAGCGTGTTTCGTTAATGGCATCGTGAAGTGAAACAGCAAGGTTAAACTTCACATCATCATCGGCCATTTTCCTGATCATTTTGGCAATGCCCACGGTGGACAGGGTAATGCGTTTGGATGCCATGTTTAATCCTTCGGGTGAAGTGATTTTACCAATGGCTTCCAGTACATTGGCATAATTCAACAACGGTTCGCCCATTCCCATAAACACAATGTTGGTAAGCGGCCTGTTGAAAAAGAGTTCTGCTTGTTCTTTAATGGCTACCACCTGGTCATAAATTTCATCGGGCGATAAATTTCGCATGCGTTTCAGCCGAGCGGTGGCACAAAATTTACAATCGAGGCTGCAACCCACTTGCGATGACACGCAAGCGGTAATGCGGTCTTTTGTAGGGATTAAAACGGATTCAACCACTAAATCATCGTAAAGCTTAACGGCATTTTTTATGGTGCCATCTTCGCTGCGTTGCATGTTGTCGACCCGAATGTGATTAATGGAGAAGTTTTGTTTTAGTAATTCGCGCGTGGATAACGAGAGGTTGGTCATCTGGTCAAAATCTTTCGCTGATTTTTTCCATAACCATTCGTAAACCTGTTGCGCCCGGAAGGGTTTCTCACCATGCCGGACGAAAAAATTTTTCAGTTCATCCAGGGTGAGCTTGCGTACATCCTTTTTTTCGATGGTTTCCTGCATATTACTTTATGCGCACCAGTTCCACACGTTCGCAGGAGCGATCTTTATTGAACATTTTGAGCGATGAAGAAGAAAGGTCTTCGATAATAAAAGTGTCCGTGATCAGTCTGGATTTTTTGTCGAGAAAATAAAGGGCTTCATTGGTATAGCGGTACAGAAATTTTTCTTTTGCTGTGGCCTTTTTCTTTCCACGCGAACGCCAGTTTTCTTCGCCCGACCCATCGGCATTAAAGGTCATGGTTTTCGGGGCATTGCCTGCCAGGGATGACATACTTTCCAAGAGTTCTTCCTCCGTTTCAGAAGGTTCGCCAAATTCATTTCCCATGCAGTTGCCTTGCTTTACCACCTGCCATGTTCCGGTTAGCGTTTGTGCCATCAGGCTACACGCGCTCAGAATGATCAAACTCACCAGTAAGCTTTTCATGTCAACCTCCTTTTTTAACAAAATTAGCGAAAACCAATCCCAATGCCTTTGAAAACTCTTAATTAAAACTCAATTTTCATGCCTTTAAATTTTGTATGAAGAGCAACGCAATTGTCATTACAGGTGGTTATCTCGACAGTAGTAACGCCAAAACCGCACACGGACTTATACGGGGTACCGAGCGTTTTAACATCCTGGGTATCATCGATAACAAATCGGCTGGCAGGGATGCCGGGGAAGTGCTGGATGGAAAGCACCGAAACTTGCCGGTATATGCCTCCATTCCGGAATTTTTGAAAACGTCAGGCAAACAAGCACAGTATTGCATTATTGGGGTGGCCACAAAGGGTGGCGTAATCCCGGAGTCGCTCCACGATTTGCTGGTAGAGGCTTTAAACCATAACCTTAGCATTGTAAATGGCCTGCACGATTATGTTTCTGACCATGAAGACCTGAAAGCCCTGGCCGATCAAAAAGGCCTTGAAATTATTGATGTGCGAAAGCCCAAGAAATTCAAGGACCTGCATTTCTGGAATGGAAAAATAAAAGAAGTTAAGTCGGTTAAGGTGGCTGTACTGGGGACCGATTGTGCCTTAGGTAAACGAACTACCTCAAGAATATTAACCGAAGCCATGACAGCAGCCGGATATAAGGCCGAAATGATTTACACCGGCCAAACCGGGTGGATGCAGGGCGCCCGGTATGGATTTATTTTCGACTCAACCCTCAACGACTTCATATCTGGAGAAATGGAACATGCCGTGTGGCAATGTTATCAGGATGTAAAGCCCGACATTATGTTCATTGAAGGCCAATCCGCATTGCGTAATCCCAGTGGGCCTGCCGGTGCTGAATGGATTGTGTCGGCTGATGCGGATATTGTGGTACTGCAACATAACCCGGCACGTAAGCAGTATAAGGATATGGAATACTATCCGGCCTACATTCCTTCGGTTAAAGATGAAATTGATTTGATTAAAATTTATGGTGCGACCACTGTGGGCATAACCGTAAACACCATGAAGATGCAAGCCGATGAAGCAAGGGATTGGGCCCGCCAAACCGAAACAGAACTGAATATACCCGTAGTACTGCCCTTGGAAGATGGCGTTGACCGGTTGGTTGCGGTGTTTGCCGAATTAATTAAGAAGAATAAAGCCTAAGCCCCATGAAAATTAAAAATATTAAAATCTGGAGTGCCGACCTCGGAAACACCAAACCTTATACCATTGCTTTTAAAACCGTTGACGAAGTGCGCAATGCTTTCGTTGAAATTGCTTTGGATAATGGAATGACGGGCTTGGGTTCCGGTAATCCCAGCGAGTATGTGGTGGGCGAAAACCTTTCGCAAACATTGGATGCTTTACAGGAAAAAAACCTCGGGTACCTGGTTGGCCGCGACATCCGTGAAATGAAACATCTGGCTTTTGAAACCTGGCAAAAATTCCCCAAGAACCCTGCCGCCCGCGCAGCCATAGATATAGCTTTGCACGATGCGTTTACTAAATATCTGGGCATTCCGCTGGTAAAATACTTAGGCCAAAAAATATACAGCATGCCCACGTCCAACACGATAGGGATTAAGAACGTTACGGAAACCCTCAAGGAAACCGGTGAGTACCTGAAACAGGGATTTAAGGCCATAAAAGTGAAGCTCGGTAAAGACCTGGCAGAAGATATTGAACGCATGGTTAAAATGCGCGAACAGTTTGGTTACGATTATGCCATTCGCATTGACGCTAACCAAGGATATACTGCACAACAAACCATAGAATTTTTTCAAAGGACACAGAATTTAAAAATTGAGTTGATCGAGCAACCCTTGCCTGCCAGGGCCGTTCAGGAAATAAAAAACCTGCCGGAAGAGGTTCGTGAAGTAATTGCAGCCGATGAATCACTCATTTCTCCCAAGGATGCATTGGAGTTGATAAAGCCACCACGTGCTTGCGGTATATTTAATATTAAGTTGATGAAGTGTGGCGGTGTAACGCAAGGTCTGAAAATTGCTGACATTGCCTTTCAGGAAGGTATTGATTTGTTCTGGGGCTGTAATGATGAAAGTATAATCAGTATCACGGCTGCCCTTCATACTGCTTTTGCCTGTGCCCATACAAAGTATATCGACCTTGACGGAAGCCTTGATTTAGGAAAAGATGTTGTGAAGGGGGGATTTATTTTGAAAGACGGCCTGATGTATTGTTCGGATAAGCCCGGGCTTGGGGTTGAACTTCTTTAGCACTTAAATGCCGGCCTCGATCTGAAACCTGAGTTGCCAACGGTTAAAATCCACTACATTTCCCTTCATCCAGTTGTTTTGCTCGTACGTTAAATCGCTTTGTAATTTTAAGCGGTGCCCCCGTATATATTTATTTACGCCTAACGTAAATTGTTTAACCTCAGGTGTTAACAGTTGGATTTCCGGATTGGGCCGTACACGGGAGAACCTTCCAACAAGTTCGTAGTCAGTTTTAAAAAGGTAGCTGGCCTGGTAATTCTCCCCATGGCCTACATATACATAACGCTGGTCGCCATCGGTATTCATGGTAATGGGATCAAATGTATTGCGTCTTAATAATTCGGAGGTCGCAGCCCAGCCCCGGTATTTGAAGAGAAAGTCGAACATAAAGGTCTCGATATCGCGGGGCTCATATAAAAACCTGCCCAACTGCCCACCGGTGCGGATGGCATTCATGTTTTTCGACAGGGTTGTTCCTATGGATAGTTTCGGTTTTTTTTCGCGTACCAGGTCGCCTTCAAAATAATCACCACCGTTCATGAATTTTCCGAAGGGTAGCAATTCCACCCTGCCGGTATAGGCCAGGCCCCGGTCGGATGCATTGATATTCCTTCCTTCACCGGATGAAACAGCTGCCCTGAAAACGTAATAAAATTTTTGAATGGAATTGTTATAATAAAACTGCGCACCAAAATCACGGTCAATGTTGAAGATGGAGTTGACGATAGAGCGGTCAGCCAATTGTAAGTCGCCCGAAGAATTAACACGCTGCCGGTTTCCCGGAAGCTTGGTTTGCCCGAGGCCGATAGAAAAGTTTTCATTGAAGCTGTAAATGATCATGGCATCGCGGACTACATTGGGAAACCCGGTATCATCAAAATCCATATCGGCCCGCGTAAAAGCAAGCTGAATAAGGTAGTAAAGTTTGGGTGTGTAAATGAAGCCATCAAACCTAAGCCGTAACCTCCTCACCCGTGCTTCCACCTGGTCTATCGATAAATCAGTATCACTCTCTGTTAAAAAGGCCGCACGGTTTTGCATGCGAAAGCGGATGTTGAGCATGAAAACGCTATCCGGTGAAATAATGCCCAAGCCTTTGCCATACGAAAAATATGGCGATGGGGAGATGTCGCCCTGGGCAAATGTTGGACCTGTTGCGCTGAAGAGAAAAAGAATAAACAGAAGGCGGTTTACTGATATGTTCATGCCGTAAAGGAATCCATGCAAAGATGGAAAAACTTTTCATTCACGGCCGTAAAAGAAAAACCCCGCCAGGTTTCCCGGGCGGGGCATTCAACCAAACCCCTCTAACCAAACCCTCAATCCTTGCTTTCGCAGAATTGCTCCGGAGGGGAGTTGCCGGGTGGCCCGGCACGGAGCGTTACCAATCCTTAATCTATTTCATTAACAACGTCAGCGTCCTCAAGGTTCTCGAAAACAAATTCATTTTCGTTTCGCAGGTCCACATAAATTATCGAGTCTTTATGAACTTTTCCGGACAAGATCTGTTTGGAGAGCTCATTCAGTATTTCACGCTGCATCACACGCTTCAGCGGTCGTGCCCCAAATTGTGGGTCGTAACCGATTTTTGCCAGTCGCTCACGGGCTTCATCCGATACCTCGATTTTTATTCCGGCCTCTTCCAGGCGGGCGCGTACCAGGTCAACCTGGATGTCCACAATTTTGCGGATGTCCCTACGGCTCAACGGACGGAACATGATAATTTCATCAATGCGGTTCACAAACTCTGGCCTTACCGACTTTTTCAATAACGACAGTACTTCCGCTTTCGTATCTTCCAGTATTTCGAAATAGTTCTGATCGGTAATTTTTTCAAAATTCTCCTGGATAATGTGCGAACCGATATTGGTGGTCATGATAATGATTGTATTCTTGAAGTTCGCTACCCGACCTTTATTGTCGGTTAACCTTCCGTCATCTAACACCTGAAGCAGAATGTTAAACACATCAGGATGCGCTTTTTCAATTTCATCCAATAAAATAACCGAATAAGGTTTTCTTCGAATAGCCTCCGTTAGCTGACCGCCTTCATCATATCCTACATAGCCCGGAGGTGCGCCAATCAATCGGCTTACACTGTGACGCTCCTGGTATTCGCTCATATCAATGCGCACCATGGCGTGTTCATCATTGAATAAGTATTCGGCCAGTGCTTTCGACAATTCGGTTTTACCTACCCCGGTTGTTCCCATGAAGATAAACGAACCGATAGGGCGTTTCGGGTCTTGCAACCCCGCACGGCTTCTGCGTACAGCATCGCTTAATGCCTGTATGGCTTCTTCCTGTCCGGCCACGCGCTTGCTCAGCTCTTCTTCCAGGTGCAATAGTTTCTCACGCTCGCTTTGCAGCATTTTTGAAACCGGTATGCCAGTCCAGCGGGCTACAACTTCGGCAATGTCCTCGCTGTCTACCTCCTCTTTCAATAACGATTTATCGCCCTGCATTTGCTTTATTTGAAGCTGGTATTCATTAAGACGTTTTTCTGCTTCCGTTATTTTACCATAGCGGATCTCGGCCACTTTGCCGTAGTCACCTGCTTTTTCAGCTTGCTCTGCTTCAAACTTCAGTTTGTCAATAACTTCCTTTTGTTTTTGAATACCTTGTACAACTTCCTTCTCGCTGTCCCATTTCGCTTTCAGGGCGTTGCGCTCTTCAGTAAGGTCGGCAATCTCTTTGCTTAAAACTTTTTCTTTCTCTTTGTCTTTTTCCCTGCGTATAGCCTCACGTTCAATTTCCAGTTGCATGATCCTGCGGTTGAGTTCATCCAGCTCTTCCGGCAACGAATCCATCTCCAGGCGAAGCTTCGAAGCAGCCTCATCCATTAAGTCGATAGCTTTGTCCGGCAAGAAACGATCGCTGATGTAACGGCTGGATAATTCAACCGCGGAAATAACCGCATCGTCTTTAATGCGCACCCCGTGGTGCAGTTCGTATTTGTCTTTAATACCGCGCAGTATGGAAATAGAATCTTCGGTAGAAGGTTCATCCACCATTACCGCCTGGAACCTGCGCTCAAGCGCTTTATCTTTTTCGATATACTTCTGGTATTCTTTAAGCGTGGTGGCACCAATGGCATGAAGTTCACCACGGGCAAGAGCAGGCTTTAACAAATTAGCGGCATCCATCGCACCTTCGCCACCGCCTCCGGCCCCGATCAAGGTGTGGATTTCGTCAATGAACAGGATAATCTGCCCGTCTGAATCGGTTACTTCTTTTATAACAGCTTTCAAACGCTCTTCAAACTCGCCTTTGTATTTGGCGCCTGCCACCAGCAAGCCCATATCCAGCGATACAATGATTTTCGTTTTCAGGTTTTCGGGCACATCACCATTCACGATGCGTTGTGCCAGGCCTTCTACGATAGCGGTTTTACCAACCCCCGGTTCGCCTAAAAGGATCGGGTTGTTTTTTGTTCTGCGCGAAAGGATTTGCAACACGCGCCTGATCTCGTCATCGCGGCCAATTACCGGGTCGATTTTCCCTTTTTTGGCCAGTTCGTTTAAATTTTTTGAATAACGTTCCAGCGATTTGTATTTCGCTTCGGCATTTTGATCGGTTACTGTATTTCCACCGCGCAATTCTTTTATTGCTTTTACGAGTGCTGAGCGTTCAAAGCCAACATCGCGCAGCAGCAAAGCGGCTTTATCTTTACCCGCCAACAAGGCCAGTAACAAATGCTCCACAGCAATGTATTGGTCTTTAAATTCACGCAATTCTTTTTCGGCTTGCTGCAACAAGGCATTGGTTGCCGAAGACAAGTATGGTTGCTGGCCCGATACTTTTGGATAGGAATTCAGTAACTCATCCAGTTTGGTATCCAGCAAAGCTTTATTGATAGCCAGTTTCTTAACCAAATAAGAGGCTACATTTTCATCTGTTTCAAGTATGGCTTTCAGGATGTGCCCGGGTTCAATAGCCTGTTGCTGCAAACCCATGGCAATCTCGGCCGACTTCTGTAGGGCCTCCTGTGATTTAATGGTGTATTTCTCGAAGTTCATAATCGTATTCTCTCAGCGCGCTTGAGCACAAAACATAATCCAGTGAAAGTTTGATCCGGTTTCAGGAATTTTTGTCATTAAATTTTTAGCTTTAGAAAGCAATTGCAGTCATTTTGACTTAGAAAGAAATAATCTATGCCAAAAAAGAAGCGTGATGAATCGAACGATTTTCCAAAAGCAACCTTACTGGAAGTTGCATGGGAGGTTTGTAACCAGGTAGGCGGAATTTATACGGTAATACGTTCAAAAGTTCCGGCCATGATGAAGCACAGGAATGGCCCGTATTGCCTTATTGGACCATATGTTTCAAAAAATATACTGGCTGAAATTGAACCTTTTGAAGATTCCAGCGATGCCTTTGGGTTAACGATTCAGCACTTGCGCGATCAGGGTGTTGAGGCTTACTATGCCGAATGGCTGATTACCGGAAGGCCCAAGGTAATTTTGTTGAATCCCGACAGCATAGCACCGGAAAAATTGCGATTGATCCGTTACCATCTCTTCAAAGAATATGGCATACCCACTCCGGAAGATCATGCGCTGATAAACCGTGTTATTGCTTTCAGTTACCTCACCTCCCTCTTTATTGAAACGTTTATTCAATTTGCTGATAAGGATCACCCGGTGATCGCGCATTTTCATGAATGGATGGCCGGTTTGCCCATTCTGGATATCAAACATAAGAAGTTACCGGTTAAAACCATCTTCACTACGCACGCCACTCAGCTTGGCAGGCACCTGGCCATTAACTCGCCCCAGTTTTATGCGCACCTTCCATTTTTTAAGTGGGAACTGGAAGCACCCAAATTTGGCATTGAACCCGAAGCAAGAATTGAGTTTGCCTGTGCCAACAACGCGGACATGCTGAGCACGGTAAGCGATGTTACTGCCCGGGAGTGTAAGCACTTATTAAAACGTATACCCGAAATTATTTTGCCCAATGGTTTGAACATTGAACGCTTTGTGGCCTTGCATGAGTTTCAAAATTTGCATGCGCAATACAAAGAAGAAATCAACCAGTTTGTAATGGGTCATTTTTTTCAATCCTACTCGTTCGATCTGGATAAGACCATTTACTTCTTCACTTCAGGCCGGTACGAGTATAAAAACAAGGGATTTGATTTAACGTTGCGCGCATTGCAATTGCTCAATGATCAACTGAAAAAAGACGGTGCCGATGTAACGGTAGTGATGTTTTTTGTAACCAAGCGCGAGTACTACAGCATTAAACCCGAAGTACTGCAATCGCGGGCCGTGATGGAGGAGGTGCGCCAAACCTGTGAGGCCATACAAAAACAAATTGGCAGGCGTTTATTTTATGCGAGTACTACCAGCCAGGACCATCGCCTGCCAAACCTGAGCGATTTTGTGGATGAATACTGGAAACTGCGTTACCGCAGAACCATACAATCGTGGAAGAGCAGTAACCTGCCATTGGTTTTCACGCACAAACTGGTGGACGAACAAGGTGATGACATTTTGCAGTACGTGTACAAAAACAACATGCTCAACCATCCTGCCGACAAGGTAAAGATTGTTTACCATGCGGATTTCATCAATGCCACCAACCCGTTGTTTGGTATTGAGTACAGTCAGTTTGTTCGCGGTTGCCATTTGGGAATATTTCCAAGTTACTATGAGCCATGGGGATACACTCCGTTGGAGTGTATGGCCAGCGGTGTGCCGGCTGTTACCAGCGACCTCTCCGGTTTTGGTGACTATATTTTGCGCCATTCCAACGATCCTTCGCAGTACGGCCTCTACGTGATTGAACGCGGCAAGCGAAGCTTTGAATGGTCGGCTATTCAGTTGGCCAATGTATTGTACGACTTTTTAAAGCAGACCAGGCGTGAGCGCATCATGCAGCGCAACAAAGTGGAGAACCACTCAGCCGAGTTCGACTGGCAGAATTTAATTAAGCATTATAAGCAGGCATATGTGAGGGTGTTGGGGGAGAGGTGATGTGTTTATTGACTACAAGTCGCTTTACCCAGCTTTCGAACCATTGCTTGTCCTGTTCGGGGTTTTTGAAAGATGATTGTACATTATTTCCATAGGGTAGCAAGATCAGGTTTTGGTATACTTACGTTGATTCATCGGTTTTGTTGATCAATAGTTTGCCGGAATGCAGAAGTAACGGAACGGCATACACGACAATCATGGCGTAAGCCATTATGGTATAGCCTTTTGCCACCAGGTCGATAATGCCAACCTGTGATAAAATCAAGGCAGCCAGTAAAGCGCTTAACGCAATCCATGCTTTTGTAAGCCTCTTTAATGGCTTACCCCGCTGTCTGCTCTCTTCTTCAATCCTACCGATGAAGCCATGGATCATTCCTGTAGCCGTTTCAATAAGCGTCCAGCCCACAACAATACTGAATACAATTATGAATGCAGGGTGAAATGAAGTTAACATGGCCAGCCAGGGTACCGCAGCTTCCAAAATATCCTTGTCAGGATAATAGGCCATGATGGCAAAGTAAGTGAGAAACCAGGGAACGGTCATAAGTATCCCGGCAATCAACCCGGCCATAACACTTTGTTTTTTTGTTTGAATACCTCGATAGGTAAAAAAGGACGAAGGATATACACCCAGGTTATAGCCAACATACAACACCCCCGTCCCCAATACAATCCAGACTGAGGAAGTATCAGACAAATCCGTATTCCAGCGCTGAAATGTTTCTGCAATGGCCTCACCTCTTTGGATGAAAATGGTGAAGGAGAAAATAATGTAAGCTGCGAACAGTGCAAGGGTGCCAATGGTTTCCATGCGTGCAATGGTTTCATCGCCATAGTAATTGAGAAGACCCACCACAATGATGATAATGATCACGCCAACCCATTGATTGAAGCCGAGTGTATTATGTAGAATTTCACCGGCTGCCGCAGCCATCACTGCAATTACCAAAATTGCACCTAAGAGATACACTGCTTCGTAAATGATCCACCATCTGCCGATTAATTTTTTAAGTAATGATTTGTAATCATAAACATGCCATTGGCGACATGCTTCAATGGATAAAATCGCCAATAAAGAGAACCCAAAGAAGATGGCCAGGCCACTCATCCATCCGTTGGCGCCAAACTTGCCACCATACTCTACGATCTCGCGCCCGGTGGCATACCCGCCACCAATCAACACCGATTGAAGAATGATGCCGGGAAGAAAAATTATATTGAGTTTGGAGAAAAAACTTTGCAGATTCAAAATGGTCTGGTTAAGCCATTAAGATAACAAGAATTTCTTCAGCGTATTATCAACTGCCAGTGTTGGCCATCTCCCAGCCAATAATGCTTTTCTTGCGGATGGCACTCCACCGATATTCACCAAGAATACCATCTTTACGAATAACCCTATGACAGGGAATCAGGTAAGCAATATGATTTGAGCCTACTGCTGAACCTACAGCCTGTATGGCTTTCGGGTTTGATATTCTCTCGGCAATATCCTGGTATGTGGTTATATCGCCCATCGGGATTTTTAATAGCGCTTCCCACACTTTGATCTGGAAGTTTGTACCCTTAACGAATAAATGGAGTTTACTTTGATTACTGTTTTTGCGGTTAAAGATCTTATCAACGAATTCAATCGTTAAGTTTTGGTTTTGATGAAAAACTGAATTGTGCCAATGTTCCTTCATTTTTTCCAGTTCATGTCTTCCGTCTTCATCCAGACTTATAAATGAAAGCCAGCAAATGCCCCGTTCGGTTACGCCAATCAGGCAATTGCCAAAAGGCGTTTCATGAAATCCGTATTCAATCTGAATGCCTGAGCCACGTAACTTATATTCCTGTGGTGTTACTGCTTCCAGGGTTGTGAATAAATCATACACGCGTGATTGTCCTGAGAGCCCGGCTGTTTGCGCTAACTCTTCAAGATTTCTGCTCTCCTGTAATTTCTTTTTTAAGAAATCGGTAGTCAGGAATTGTAAAAATCTTTTCGGGCTGATACCTGCCCACTCTGTGAAGATGCGTTGGAAGTGAAAGGGTGATAAGTGAACCTGTTCGGCAACTTCATCTAATTCCGGCTGACGGTGAACATTTTTTTCCAGGTATTCGATGGCCTGCGCAATGCGCTGGTAATTAATATGGTGTTCCTGACTGATCAACAGCATAAAGGTACGTGTTTGATTATGCTGTAAAAGTGATGGATTATGATTAGTTGGAAAACCTGAAACTTGCTGATTTTAAGCCTCTGTGGTGGTTGCTTTCGGATCGGTAAACATGAAGCCCCGACCTTCATCGCCTTCATAGAAATCAATTTCTTTGCCCACTACGTACATGGTGTGGCGCTTGTCTACCAAAACCGGTATGCCTTCAATGGTATAGCTTTGGTCGTTCTCCTTTTTTTTGTCGAACCCGATGAGCAGGGAAACCCCACAACCTCCACCACGAACTCCAACCCGCAAACCGTAATCGGCAGGGATATTTTTTGTCTGCATGATTTTGCGGACTTCTTCAGCAGCTTTTGGGGTTAGGGTTACAGGTTGAAAATTGATCATGACGTTTAAACGCCTGGTAGTTTTTTCGGGTTCCGTGAAGTGTGAAATATTCTGGCAATTACTACATGAGTTGAATCTACTCTGTAGATAATTTTATAACTCCAAACAACGATAAACCTGTAATCAGATTTTTTATGTACTAATACTGGCTCTTGTACCCCAAGAAATGGGTGCATTTCAAGGTGGCTTATAGCATCAATAATTTTTGAGTGGACAATTCTTGCATAATAAATTCCTTGATCCTCCCGAATGTAGCGAATGGCTCTTTCAAATTGCCGGAAAGCACGCTTTGTCCATATTACTTTAACCATTCACCAGATTTCGAAATAACTTCTTCGTGGGTTAAAGTTTGTCCGGCTGCCTCTTCTTTTTCGGATTCTTCAATATCTGCAAGGAGCGATAATTGCTGATACACATCCTCGAGACGGGTGTCATCAGTAATTTTTTTGGCTATTTCGAGCAGATGCTCTTTAAGTTTATTTTCCATAATGATGGTTAAAATTAGTAATTTTCAACACTTTTTGGTGAAAATTAATTCTATGGATGCGCTTATTGATTTTGGCAAGATTCTGATCCCCGCTTCGTTAGTGTTGTATGCGGCATACCTGTTGGTAAGGTCGTTCCTGGCCAAGGAAATTGAACTGAAAAAGCTTGAAATCCGAAGCCGCAGCATTGAAACGGTGCTGCCGTTGCGCTTGCAGGCCTATGAAAGAATGTGCCTGTTCCTGGAACGAATCAGCCCGCAAAATTTGTTAGTACGCCTGAACCCTGGGCCGGTGCCTGCACGCGATTTTCACCAGGTTTTATTGAGCGAAATACGGAATGAGTATAACCACAACGTATCGCAACAGATTTTCATGAGCGAAAGCAGTTGGGAACTTGTACGCAATGCGAAGGAGGATTTGGTAGTAACGATTAATGAAGCTGCATCGGAAATGGGGCAAGAGGCTACCAGCCTGGATCTGTCGAAAAAGATATTTGAAAAGATGATTAGCAAACCCGACTCCATTGCACATGCGCTGGTGGAGATAAAGCGGGAGATACAACAAACCTTTTAACATGACCAACATTTTTTATCAATCGGCTTTACGCCAGGCTTCCGGCTTCTTCGGTCGGCATGGGCGCATGGCCATGTTGCTTTCGCAACTGACCATTAAGGTGGGCCGCATGAATAAAAAGGATTTGAGTTTTCGGAAAGCAAAGTCCAAACTCGATGTATTGGTTCGGCTCATCAAATCATATACGAATGGCAGCTACCGGACCATTCCATGGAAAACAATCGCTATGATTTTAGCGGCTATCATTTATTTCGTAAACCCGTTCGATCTTATACCTGATCTTGCTCCGGTGGTTGGGTTGACCGATGATTTTTCAATTTTATTGTGGGTGTACAGCTCCGTTCAAACGGAA is part of the Cyclobacteriaceae bacterium genome and harbors:
- the rlmN gene encoding 23S rRNA (adenine(2503)-C(2))-methyltransferase RlmN, whose amino-acid sequence is MQETIEKKDVRKLTLDELKNFFVRHGEKPFRAQQVYEWLWKKSAKDFDQMTNLSLSTRELLKQNFSINHIRVDNMQRSEDGTIKNAVKLYDDLVVESVLIPTKDRITACVSSQVGCSLDCKFCATARLKRMRNLSPDEIYDQVVAIKEQAELFFNRPLTNIVFMGMGEPLLNYANVLEAIGKITSPEGLNMASKRITLSTVGIAKMIRKMADDDVKFNLAVSLHDAINETRSAIMPINETNPLEELADALKYWYKKTKRKVTYEYVVWKGINDTPEHVQALVKFSKHIPCKVNLIEYNPIDDGAFQQASPEAVHLYQSTLEKNGIVARIRKSRGKDIDAACGQLANKS
- a CDS encoding DUF1611 domain-containing protein — encoded protein: MKSNAIVITGGYLDSSNAKTAHGLIRGTERFNILGIIDNKSAGRDAGEVLDGKHRNLPVYASIPEFLKTSGKQAQYCIIGVATKGGVIPESLHDLLVEALNHNLSIVNGLHDYVSDHEDLKALADQKGLEIIDVRKPKKFKDLHFWNGKIKEVKSVKVAVLGTDCALGKRTTSRILTEAMTAAGYKAEMIYTGQTGWMQGARYGFIFDSTLNDFISGEMEHAVWQCYQDVKPDIMFIEGQSALRNPSGPAGAEWIVSADADIVVLQHNPARKQYKDMEYYPAYIPSVKDEIDLIKIYGATTVGITVNTMKMQADEARDWARQTETELNIPVVLPLEDGVDRLVAVFAELIKKNKA
- a CDS encoding dipeptide epimerase — its product is MKIKNIKIWSADLGNTKPYTIAFKTVDEVRNAFVEIALDNGMTGLGSGNPSEYVVGENLSQTLDALQEKNLGYLVGRDIREMKHLAFETWQKFPKNPAARAAIDIALHDAFTKYLGIPLVKYLGQKIYSMPTSNTIGIKNVTETLKETGEYLKQGFKAIKVKLGKDLAEDIERMVKMREQFGYDYAIRIDANQGYTAQQTIEFFQRTQNLKIELIEQPLPARAVQEIKNLPEEVREVIAADESLISPKDALELIKPPRACGIFNIKLMKCGGVTQGLKIADIAFQEGIDLFWGCNDESIISITAALHTAFACAHTKYIDLDGSLDLGKDVVKGGFILKDGLMYCSDKPGLGVELL
- a CDS encoding porin yields the protein MNISVNRLLFILFLFSATGPTFAQGDISPSPYFSYGKGLGIISPDSVFMLNIRFRMQNRAAFLTESDTDLSIDQVEARVRRLRLRFDGFIYTPKLYYLIQLAFTRADMDFDDTGFPNVVRDAMIIYSFNENFSIGLGQTKLPGNRQRVNSSGDLQLADRSIVNSIFNIDRDFGAQFYYNNSIQKFYYVFRAAVSSGEGRNINASDRGLAYTGRVELLPFGKFMNGGDYFEGDLVREKKPKLSIGTTLSKNMNAIRTGGQLGRFLYEPRDIETFMFDFLFKYRGWAATSELLRRNTFDPITMNTDGDQRYVYVGHGENYQASYLFKTDYELVGRFSRVRPNPEIQLLTPEVKQFTLGVNKYIRGHRLKLQSDLTYEQNNWMKGNVVDFNRWQLRFQIEAGI